The Crocosphaera subtropica ATCC 51142 genome includes a window with the following:
- a CDS encoding succinate--CoA ligase subunit alpha has translation MKWEADSKVLIQGITNPLGISYAARMKAKGTNIVAGITLEEQTAEMDDIPIFTLVEEAVKQIGEIEISLILTPPYEVLDAGLEAMAAGIKQLVIVTSRVPPLDLIALLEQAQVTNTFVLGSGSEGLLVPDQFWLGIMEPDFYTAGQVGIISRCDRLMDEVALNLTQAGLGQSLAISLGSDAVMGSNFEQWLQIMEEDETTEAIILLGQPYSSPELLAAEYIDSAIEKPVIAYLPGILAPMNRSFGDATSIIASQLSYQRGDKTRENPTITALKKAGVKIANSVEEIPKLTKRIFSNQRRRSRTVNK, from the coding sequence ATGAAATGGGAAGCCGATAGTAAAGTTTTAATTCAAGGAATCACCAATCCGTTAGGAATTAGTTATGCTGCACGGATGAAAGCCAAGGGAACCAATATTGTTGCAGGCATTACCCTAGAAGAACAAACGGCCGAAATGGATGATATTCCCATCTTTACTTTGGTAGAAGAAGCCGTGAAGCAGATAGGGGAAATAGAGATTAGTCTAATTTTGACCCCTCCTTACGAAGTCTTAGACGCTGGATTAGAAGCCATGGCCGCTGGCATCAAACAATTAGTGATTGTCACTTCTAGAGTTCCTCCCCTCGATTTGATCGCACTCCTAGAACAAGCTCAAGTGACTAATACTTTTGTCTTGGGATCAGGAAGTGAAGGGTTACTGGTTCCCGATCAGTTTTGGTTAGGGATTATGGAACCCGACTTCTATACAGCCGGTCAAGTGGGGATTATTAGTCGTTGCGATCGCTTAATGGATGAGGTCGCCCTCAATCTAACTCAAGCAGGGTTAGGGCAGTCTTTAGCCATTAGTTTAGGATCTGATGCCGTCATGGGATCGAATTTTGAGCAATGGTTACAAATCATGGAAGAAGACGAAACCACCGAGGCGATTATTTTATTAGGGCAACCTTATAGTAGTCCAGAATTATTAGCTGCAGAATATATCGATTCAGCCATAGAAAAACCCGTTATTGCTTATCTTCCAGGGATTCTAGCCCCCATGAACCGCAGTTTCGGCGATGCAACTAGCATTATTGCCAGTCAATTATCTTATCAAAGGGGAGACAAAACCAGGGAAAATCCAACCATTACAGCCCTCAAAAAAGCTGGTGTTAAAATTGCCAATAGTGTTGAGGAAATTCCCAAATTAACCAAGCGGATTTTTTCCAATCAACGTCGTAGGTCAAGAACCGTCAATAAGTAA
- a CDS encoding homoserine dehydrogenase, whose translation MTVKIGLLGLGTVGTGTAQILLDPTGRNPLLQDINISKVGVRSLDKPRQVQLAPGVITTDLETVVNDPEIAIVVELLGGIEPARSLILQAIAQKKHVVTANKAVIARHGDEIYSAANEAGVYVLLEAAVGGGIPIIKPLKQSLGANRISSIIGIVNGTTNYILTKMTSAGADFAEVLTEAQQLGYAEADPTADVDGLDAADKIAILASLGFGGRVKREDVYCEGIRQVSAADITYADQLGFVIKLLAIAKGAEGEISEQLQLRVHPTLVPKDHPLANINGVSNAVLVEGSPLGQVMFFGPGAGAGPTASAVVSDIMNIVAILKSSGLTTTLDPLLSCVHQHFCQITPIEAINTRFYARFLTKDLPGVIGHLGTTFGNHQVSLESVVQIGFQGELAEIVVVTHYVCEGNFRTALDEIRTLEAIDSIPSILRVL comes from the coding sequence GTGACCGTAAAAATTGGTTTACTCGGTTTGGGAACAGTGGGAACAGGAACCGCACAAATTTTACTAGACCCCACGGGACGCAATCCTTTATTACAAGACATTAATATCAGTAAGGTGGGGGTGCGATCGCTTGATAAACCCCGTCAAGTCCAACTCGCTCCAGGGGTGATCACCACCGACTTAGAGACAGTGGTTAATGATCCCGAAATTGCGATCGTTGTCGAATTATTAGGGGGGATCGAACCAGCACGATCGCTCATTTTACAAGCCATTGCCCAAAAAAAGCACGTGGTCACCGCTAATAAGGCAGTGATTGCTCGTCATGGTGATGAAATCTACTCAGCAGCCAACGAGGCAGGGGTCTACGTCCTCTTAGAAGCAGCCGTCGGCGGTGGTATCCCTATCATTAAACCCCTGAAACAATCGTTAGGGGCAAATCGCATCAGTAGCATTATTGGCATTGTTAATGGCACCACCAACTATATTTTGACCAAAATGACCAGTGCCGGAGCGGACTTTGCCGAAGTTTTAACCGAAGCACAACAATTAGGCTATGCTGAAGCCGATCCCACTGCTGACGTAGACGGGTTAGATGCAGCAGATAAAATCGCCATTTTAGCCTCTTTAGGGTTTGGCGGACGGGTTAAACGAGAAGATGTTTATTGCGAGGGTATTCGTCAAGTCAGTGCGGCCGACATTACTTATGCCGATCAATTAGGGTTTGTGATTAAATTATTAGCCATTGCCAAAGGAGCAGAGGGAGAAATCTCCGAACAATTACAATTAAGGGTTCATCCTACCCTGGTTCCGAAGGATCATCCCCTGGCCAATATTAATGGGGTATCTAATGCGGTTTTGGTTGAAGGTAGCCCCCTGGGCCAAGTGATGTTTTTTGGACCGGGGGCTGGAGCCGGACCAACGGCCAGTGCAGTGGTTTCCGATATTATGAACATTGTGGCTATCCTCAAAAGTAGCGGACTAACAACGACCCTTGATCCCTTATTAAGCTGTGTTCATCAACATTTTTGTCAAATTACCCCCATTGAAGCGATTAATACTCGTTTTTATGCCCGTTTCCTGACAAAAGATTTACCGGGGGTCATTGGTCATTTAGGGACAACCTTTGGCAACCATCAAGTTAGTCTCGAATCAGTGGTACAAATCGGCTTTCAAGGGGAACTTGCTGAGATTGTTGTCGTCACTCACTATGTTTGTGAAGGTAACTTTCGCACTGCCCTAGACGAAATTCGTACCCTAGAGGCGATTGATAGTATTCCCAGTATTTTAAGGGTTTTATAG
- a CDS encoding peptidoglycan DD-metalloendopeptidase family protein: protein MNSDQKKVNDDGFWRKNNLFLPFLSVKTRGWRARVFIPLLFVICWLFPLSARCKANLIEIAQSSPSELCPTPVLSRLERHRVISGETIESIAQQYNLVPQTLIGVNPSLQGGQVQVGQDILIPPFNGIKITVPKGATWQDLATAYGIRADVLFEINGCVETPQVAFIPGVNWKPEEPPSQDNYTGLRGYPLPMAAPVGLSYGWHIEPNTGESFFHGGMDILAEEGTPVLAADSGEVIYVGQEGNYGFLVIVDHGNGRQTRYGHLSRFETRIGRSVQVGDVLGYVGTTGRPDLVNPHLHFEVRFKSPVGWVAQDPQIHLSE, encoded by the coding sequence GTGAACAGTGACCAAAAAAAAGTAAACGATGATGGGTTTTGGAGAAAAAATAATCTTTTTTTACCTTTCCTATCGGTAAAAACTAGGGGTTGGAGAGCAAGGGTCTTCATTCCTTTACTTTTTGTAATTTGCTGGTTATTTCCTTTATCTGCACGCTGTAAAGCGAATCTCATCGAGATCGCTCAATCTTCTCCCTCAGAACTTTGTCCCACCCCTGTGTTATCCCGTTTAGAACGTCATCGGGTCATCTCAGGGGAAACCATCGAAAGTATTGCTCAACAATACAATCTCGTCCCTCAAACTTTGATCGGTGTTAACCCCAGTTTGCAAGGGGGACAGGTGCAGGTGGGACAAGACATTTTAATTCCTCCGTTTAATGGCATTAAAATTACCGTACCCAAGGGGGCTACTTGGCAAGACCTAGCCACTGCTTATGGTATTCGGGCTGATGTTTTGTTTGAGATTAATGGTTGTGTGGAAACCCCACAAGTGGCGTTTATTCCTGGGGTCAATTGGAAACCAGAGGAACCCCCCTCTCAAGATAATTATACCGGGTTAAGGGGTTATCCTTTGCCAATGGCGGCACCGGTGGGACTCAGTTATGGATGGCACATTGAACCCAATACCGGAGAGTCTTTTTTTCATGGGGGTATGGATATTTTGGCCGAAGAGGGAACCCCTGTCTTAGCGGCTGACTCAGGGGAAGTGATTTATGTCGGCCAAGAGGGAAATTATGGCTTTTTAGTGATCGTTGATCATGGGAATGGTCGACAAACTCGATATGGTCATCTTAGTCGCTTTGAAACACGCATTGGTCGGTCTGTGCAAGTGGGTGATGTGTTAGGGTATGTAGGAACAACGGGACGGCCTGATCTTGTCAATCCTCATTTACATTTTGAGGTGCGTTTTAAGTCCCCTGTGGGTTGGGTAGCCCAAGATCCTCAGATTCATTTGTCTGAGTAA
- the galE gene encoding UDP-glucose 4-epimerase GalE, producing the protein MSSNQGTILVTGGAGYIGSHAVLALKNAGYDVIILDNLIYGHRDLVETVLEVDLIVGDLGDRSLLDDLFQQYSIDAVMHFAAFAYVGESIKEPQKYYRNNVANTLTLLEAMKAASINKLVFSSTCATYGVAQFSPITEEHPQNPINPYGASKLMVEQILQDFSKAYDLNYVCFRYFNAAGAHPDGLLGEDHDPEPHLIPLVLLTALGKRKFISIFGRDYPTPDGTCIRDYIHVLDIAQAHILGLNYLQKGGKSDVFNLGNGNGFSIQEVIDTAIKVTQKDIDVKISDRRPGDPPILVGSGEKAAKVLGWKPEYSSLDNIISHAWQWHQKRH; encoded by the coding sequence ATGTCATCTAATCAAGGTACTATTTTAGTAACAGGAGGAGCCGGATATATCGGTTCCCATGCCGTTTTAGCCCTCAAAAACGCAGGTTATGATGTAATTATTCTCGACAATTTAATCTATGGTCATCGAGATTTAGTCGAAACGGTTTTAGAGGTGGATTTGATAGTAGGTGATCTCGGCGATCGCTCCCTATTAGATGATCTATTTCAACAGTATTCTATTGATGCGGTTATGCACTTTGCAGCCTTTGCTTATGTAGGAGAATCCATTAAAGAACCGCAAAAATATTACCGTAATAATGTTGCTAATACTCTTACTTTATTAGAGGCTATGAAAGCAGCTTCTATTAACAAATTGGTTTTTTCTTCCACTTGTGCCACCTATGGAGTCGCTCAATTTTCTCCCATTACTGAAGAACATCCCCAAAACCCCATTAATCCTTATGGTGCTAGTAAATTAATGGTAGAGCAAATCTTACAGGATTTCTCAAAAGCTTATGATTTAAACTATGTTTGTTTCCGCTATTTTAACGCAGCCGGAGCGCACCCAGATGGGTTATTAGGGGAAGATCATGATCCCGAACCCCATTTAATTCCTTTAGTGCTTTTAACCGCTTTAGGAAAACGCAAATTTATTTCTATTTTTGGCAGAGATTATCCCACCCCCGATGGTACTTGTATTCGGGATTATATTCATGTTCTTGATATTGCTCAAGCACATATTTTGGGATTAAACTATTTACAAAAAGGAGGAAAATCTGATGTCTTTAATTTAGGAAATGGAAACGGATTTTCGATTCAAGAAGTCATTGATACAGCCATTAAAGTAACTCAAAAAGACATTGATGTTAAAATCAGCGATCGCCGTCCTGGTGATCCCCCTATTTTAGTGGGTAGTGGGGAAAAAGCTGCTAAAGTATTAGGTTGGAAACCGGAATATTCTAGCTTAGACAATATTATTTCCCACGCTTGGCAATGGCATCAAAAAAGACATTAA
- a CDS encoding glycosyltransferase family 4 protein codes for MIKVTFCAHDYPNFVGGPYAWLPRLLPSLRERGIESRVLFSIRGNEEECQGVQRVKQEGFNHSVYQIPYHTDQHINWILQQLKKDPPDIFVPHLVVPAFYASRWVKKAGIPTIGVMHSDDPFYHGLVDEFVFGQPDYQLSGLVCVSRFIEQTFLNKITSTQIRCIPCGVPIPRTLTKKPSEKLKILYVGRLVEEQKQISLLTKAFCRAVKEVPNTEAIIYGSGSKQGAVEKILAQHAQDIPVKLGGRLNSDQVQKHLLGSHVIVLLSDYEGLPIALMEAMACGVVPVCLRIRSGIPELVEDSVTGLLVDDRGDSFVAAIRRLQEETGLWEKLSQGARAKIEADYSDTVAADQWADFIRELHQTAGRKQSIQRPLLFSLPPVHPALAVEDKRRPPLVKRIRYKLRSLVKSKP; via the coding sequence GTGATAAAAGTCACCTTTTGCGCTCACGATTATCCCAACTTTGTTGGCGGACCTTATGCTTGGTTACCTCGTCTTCTTCCTTCTTTGAGAGAGCGTGGCATCGAATCAAGGGTCTTATTTTCCATTCGAGGCAATGAAGAGGAATGTCAAGGCGTTCAAAGGGTCAAACAAGAGGGATTTAACCATTCCGTTTATCAAATTCCCTATCACACCGATCAACACATTAATTGGATATTACAACAATTAAAAAAAGATCCGCCTGATATTTTTGTTCCTCATCTTGTTGTTCCCGCTTTTTATGCGAGTCGCTGGGTCAAAAAAGCTGGTATTCCCACTATTGGGGTGATGCACTCTGATGATCCTTTTTATCATGGCCTTGTCGATGAATTTGTCTTTGGTCAACCAGATTATCAACTTTCTGGTCTAGTTTGTGTTTCTCGTTTTATTGAGCAAACCTTTTTAAATAAAATTACCTCAACTCAGATTAGATGTATTCCCTGCGGAGTGCCGATTCCCAGAACGCTTACCAAAAAACCCTCAGAGAAACTAAAAATCCTTTATGTCGGTCGTTTAGTCGAAGAACAAAAACAAATTTCATTATTAACTAAAGCTTTTTGTCGTGCGGTTAAAGAAGTCCCCAATACAGAAGCCATCATTTATGGAAGTGGATCAAAGCAGGGTGCTGTTGAGAAAATCCTTGCTCAACACGCTCAAGACATTCCCGTTAAATTAGGGGGTAGACTGAACAGTGATCAAGTACAGAAACACCTCTTAGGAAGTCATGTCATTGTTTTATTATCAGACTACGAAGGCTTACCCATTGCCTTAATGGAAGCCATGGCCTGTGGGGTTGTTCCTGTGTGTCTACGGATTCGTAGCGGTATCCCAGAACTGGTTGAAGATAGTGTAACCGGTTTATTAGTCGATGATCGTGGAGATAGTTTTGTTGCCGCCATTCGACGCTTACAGGAAGAAACGGGACTTTGGGAAAAACTATCCCAAGGCGCACGGGCAAAAATTGAAGCGGACTATTCTGATACCGTTGCAGCCGATCAATGGGCAGATTTTATTAGAGAATTACATCAAACTGCTGGTCGAAAACAATCCATCCAGCGTCCTTTATTGTTCTCCTTACCGCCCGTTCATCCGGCTTTAGCTGTAGAAGATAAACGTCGTCCTCCCCTGGTGAAACGGATACGCTATAAACTTCGTAGTCTTGTCAAATCTAAACCCTAA